The following are from one region of the Carassius auratus strain Wakin chromosome 43, ASM336829v1, whole genome shotgun sequence genome:
- the LOC113061738 gene encoding C5a anaphylatoxin chemotactic receptor 1-like, producing the protein MGEADISTDYSNIDWWEGNPNSTPFVLPTEPPLSRIGSRHWFALVCYLIVFLLGVPGNALVVWVTAFRMPNSVNAQWFLNLAIADLLCCLSLPLLMVPLAQDQHWPYGALGCKLLSGLLYMMMYCSVLLLVVISLDRFLLVTRPVWCQNHRNTRQARCVCLVVWILSLLAGSPQFAHMEIHKESNTKTSCKGIYSDAGYAWSVTLTRCFLSFLLPFLIICISHWKVFRATSSGRSNDKSARTLRVILALVLSFFLCWLPLNIVDIMMLMTEGRSESFIANLNLAHVLTLCLAYINSCLNPLLYVCLGRGFKENLISSLRSVLHFASEAPIHRISTTAISKSTTDGFRERPL; encoded by the coding sequence ATGGGGGAAGCTGACATTTCAACTGATTATTCTAATATCGACTGGTGGGAGGGGAATCCAAACTCCACCCCTTTTGTGCTCCCCACTGAACCGCCACTGTCCAGGATTGGTTCCCGGCACTGGTTCGCTCTGGTCTGCTACCTCATTGTGTTCCTGCTGGGTGTCCCGGGGAACGCTCTGGTGGTGTGGGTGACCGCGTTCCGAATGCCGAACTCTGTGAACGCACAGTGGTTTCTGAATCTGGCCATCGCGGATCTGCTGTGCTGCTTATCGCTGCCTCTCCTCATGGTGCCGCTCGCCCAGGACCAGCACTGGCCTTATGGTGCTTTAGGTTGCAAATTACTCAGTGGTTTGCTCTACATGATGATGTACTGCAGCGTTCTGCTCCTGGTCGTGATCAGCTTGGACCGTTTCCTTCTGGTGACCAGACCGGTGTGGTGCCAGAACCACAGGAACACGAGGCAGGCCCGCTGCGTCTGTTTGGTCGTCTGGATTCTCTCTCTCCTGGCTGGTTCTCCTCAGTTTGCTCACATGGAAATCCATAAAGAGAGCAATACTAAAACATCATGCAAAGGCATCTACAGTGACGCAGGTTATGCATGGTCTGTAACTCTTACCCGCTGTTTTCTGTCTTTTCTGCTGCCTTTCCTGATCATCTGCATCAGCCATTGGAAGGTTTTCCGCGCAACGAGCTCTGGACGAAGCAACGACAAGTCGGCCCGGACGCTACGTGTCATCCTGGCATTGGTGCTCAGCTTCTTTCTGTGCTGGCTTCCTTTGAACATTGTGGATATTATGATGTTAATGACAGAAGGACGATCAGAAAGTTTTATAGCCAACCTGAATCTAGCCCATGTGCTGACGCTCTGCTTGGCTTACATTAACAGCTGTCTGAACCCGCTGCTCTATGTATGTCTTGGCCGCGGTTTTAAGGAAAATCTGATTAGCTCGCTGCGAAGTGTGCTTCACTTCGCATCTGAGGCACCAATTCATAGAATCAGCACGACTGCCATCAGTAAGTCAACCACAGACGGGTTCAGAGAGAGGCCCTTGTGA
- the LOC113061739 gene encoding uncharacterized protein LOC113061739 has product MEEERSRNKERLEASLTWLCELEILKQRQESLVLGALSLGDSVPGCPAWGDVGPAPSSREQEQLTLRRQLNRLQGAPSLLMLALHQQLSELRLDTGLTCEQNNEEDLDSPSASSSGFYEQCESLSPPLRSCSSPNVSVPCHRSRSVDAYLLDWQGHMEPTVHATLRRSFSAPYPPLEGIAEGTEEEENDEESPQWVTDKIADGNERLTPEMSLNSDAEADSAVKIDDGPTEEDIQQVMRVEMYILGLLQQRHLRSTAELNSHPDRWHDLQTYPPIYPQLDQLQWQEWATLPEEENECESQDGYNMNLPNTQVGPTSLSSEEPESSLERDQYGIDEVYTSSNDSPRHQPVYIERHPTMSDTMKPHIHTCCNHTCVPTLSTLEFHEQHQPIPSQKWALLQSQGRRSPEERWITLGARQTKSWSEDSCVSQGWTAQPEHKYYKMGRTMGRHHSDELYPSNQRLWCSSADLSQEEDEGIFREDVHESIRLNHLPAKCTSVQFLEWDLRVQEQSEATTAPPNGSDSSLSETFSPGTSSVSSDSDESGGLVWPQQLPPRLPPSSSSPQNPSNVVVKTEASRAFKKKIMRFRSGSLKLMTTV; this is encoded by the exons ATGGAAGAAGAGCGCAGTCGGAATAAAGAGCGTCTGGAGGCTAGTTTGACGTGGCTGTGTGAGCTGGAGATCCTGAAGCAGCGGCAGGAGAGCCTGGTCCTCGGTGCCCTGTCCCTCGGGGACTCCGTGCCGGGATGCCCGGCTTGGGGTGATGTGGGACCGGCCCCCAGCAGCAGGGAGCAGGAGCAGCTCACCTTAAGACGACAGCTG AACCGACTCCAGGGCGCCCCCAGCCTGCTGATGCTGGCACTACATCAGCAGCTCAGTGAGTTGAGGTTGGATACAGGACTCACATGTGAGCAGAATAATGAGGAAGATTTGGACAGTCCCAGTGCGTCCAGCTCGG GGTTTTATGAACAATGTGAAAGTCTGTCTCCTCCACTGCGTTCCTGTTCCTCCCCAAACGTCAGTGTCCCCTGTCACAGGTCCAGATCTGTGG ATGCCTACTTGCTGGACTGGCAGGGTCATATGGAGCCCACAGTACATGCCACCCTGCGCCGCTCGTTTTCTGCCCCGTACCCCCCACTGGAGGGTATTGCCGAgggaacagaggaggaagaaaaTGATGAAGAAAGCCCTCAGTGGGTTACAGATAAGATAGCTGACGGAAATGAAAGACTTACGCCAGAGATGAGCCTCAATTCTGATGCTGAGGCAGATTCTGCAGTAAAGATAGATGATGGCCCAACTGAAGAAGACATCCAACAGGTTATGCGTGTGGAGATGTACATCCTGGGACTACTACAGCAGCGACACCTCAGATCTACAGCAGAACTCAACTCTCATCCGGATCGGTGGCATGACTTACAAACATACCCACCTATTTACCCACAACTTGACCAATTGCAATGGCAGGAATGGGCTACTCTGCCTGAGGAAGAGAATGAATGTGAATCCCAAGATGGATATAACATGAACCTTCCCAATACCCAAGTTGGACCAACCTCCCTAAGTAGTGAGGAGCCAGAATCCTCCTTGGAAAGGGATCAATATGGGATTGACGAAGTCTACACTAGTAGCAACGACTCTCCTCGGCATCAGCCAGTTTACATCGAACGCCATCCCACAATGTCAGACACCATGAAACCCCACATTCACACCTGCTGCAATCACACCTGTGTACCTACATTGTCAACTCTAGAGTTCCATGAGCAACACCAGCCCATTCCATCCCAAAAGTGGGCCCTTCTTCAGTCCCAAGGCAGAAGAAGTCCAGAGGAAAGGTGGATAACTCTAGGAGCAAGACAAACCAAGTCTTGGTCAGAAGACAGTTGTGTCTCTCAAGGATGGACCGCCCAACCGGAGCACAAATACTATAAGATGGGACGGACAATGGGCAGGCATCATAGTGATGAATTGTATCCATCTAATCAGCGGCTTTGGTGCTCCTCAGCAGATCTCAGTCAAGAAGAGGACGAGGGGATATTCAGAGAAGACGTGCACGAATCAATCAGACTAAATCATTTACCTGCCAAGTGCACAAGTGTTCAGTTCCTGGAGTGGGACCTGAGGGTGCAAGAGCAGTCAGAGGCCACGACAGCACCGCCCAATGGTTCTGACTCCAGTCTGAGCGAGACTTTCTCTCCAGGAACCAGTTCAGTGTCCAGTGACTCAGATGAGAGCGGAGGGCTGGTCTGGCCTCAGCAACTTCCCCCTCGCTTGCCCCCGTCCTCCTCTTCTCCACAAAATCCCTCCAATGTTGTGGTCAAGACTGAAGCCTCCCGTGCATTCAAAAAGAAGATCATGAGATTTCGTTCAGGCTCTCTCAAACTCATGACCACTGTCTGA